The proteins below come from a single Streptomyces tubercidicus genomic window:
- a CDS encoding ROK family transcriptional regulator, which yields MHPPRAAATGRTASPATARQINDRLALQLLQSEGPLTAGQLKTLTGLSRPTVADLVERLQEAGLIAVVGESGAQRRGPNARLYGIVADRAHLVGLDLRTHSITVAVADLLGRVRAEHTVPINPDGAADTAVATALAAVDKALAAAGAPAPHTIAVGAPGLVDPATGRLDSTDWITSWHVGLVSALRARTGVPVLLENEVNLAAIAEQRDGAARDRDTFVLLWLGHGTGAAVVLDGALRRGASGGTGEIGFLPVPGTGALPSASGCDGGFHSLAGSAAICALGAEHGLSFGDAVGPRRANKLPSGGGAATEAVDGASDEAVTPAPAEAVTRALAPDSAEAVTRALTPVLAEARTEGPPAESLVRAAVAAGDAGAAFLDALAARIALGVAAVCAVLDPGCVVLGGEIGCGGGTELADRVTTHLARLSPLRTDVRAGSVGGRAVLRGAVLAARDAAQNELFGAAGPATSRRP from the coding sequence ATGCATCCACCGCGCGCGGCAGCGACCGGCCGCACCGCCTCCCCGGCCACCGCACGGCAGATCAACGACCGCCTGGCGCTGCAACTCCTCCAGTCCGAGGGGCCCTTGACGGCAGGTCAGCTCAAAACGCTGACCGGACTGTCCCGGCCGACCGTGGCGGACCTCGTCGAACGTCTCCAGGAGGCCGGACTGATCGCCGTCGTCGGCGAGAGCGGCGCACAGCGGCGCGGCCCCAATGCCCGGCTCTACGGGATCGTCGCCGACCGGGCCCATCTCGTCGGCCTCGACCTGCGGACGCACAGCATCACCGTCGCGGTCGCCGACCTCCTCGGCCGGGTGCGCGCCGAGCACACCGTCCCCATCAACCCGGACGGCGCCGCCGATACGGCCGTCGCCACCGCACTCGCCGCCGTCGACAAGGCACTCGCCGCGGCGGGCGCACCCGCGCCGCACACCATCGCCGTCGGCGCACCCGGCCTGGTCGACCCCGCCACCGGGCGGCTCGACAGCACCGACTGGATCACGTCCTGGCACGTCGGACTGGTGAGCGCGCTGCGCGCACGGACGGGCGTCCCGGTCCTGCTGGAGAACGAGGTCAATCTCGCCGCCATCGCGGAACAGCGGGACGGCGCGGCGCGCGATCGCGACACTTTCGTCCTGCTCTGGCTCGGACACGGCACCGGCGCCGCCGTGGTCCTGGACGGCGCGCTGCGGCGCGGCGCCTCGGGCGGCACCGGCGAGATCGGCTTTCTGCCGGTCCCCGGCACCGGCGCACTGCCCTCCGCGAGCGGCTGCGACGGCGGGTTCCACTCCCTGGCCGGGTCCGCCGCGATCTGCGCTCTAGGGGCGGAGCACGGCCTGTCGTTCGGCGATGCCGTCGGGCCGAGGAGGGCGAACAAGCTGCCGTCTGGAGGCGGGGCCGCTACCGAGGCGGTCGACGGGGCTTCGGACGAGGCCGTTACCCCGGCCCCCGCCGAGGCCGTCACCCGGGCTCTCGCCCCGGACTCCGCCGAGGCCGTCACCCGGGCTCTCACCCCGGTCCTCGCCGAGGCCCGCACCGAGGGGCCGCCCGCCGAATCCCTCGTCCGGGCCGCGGTGGCCGCCGGTGATGCCGGTGCCGCCTTCCTCGACGCGCTGGCGGCACGGATCGCTCTCGGCGTGGCGGCCGTGTGCGCCGTACTCGACCCCGGGTGTGTCGTGCTCGGCGGCGAGATCGGCTGCGGTGGAGGGACCGAACTCGCCGACCGGGTCACCACGCATCTGGCCCGGCTCTCCCCGCTGCGCACCGACGTACGCGCGGGGTCGGTGGGCGGACGGGCGGTGCTGCGCGGCGCGGTGCTCGCCGCACGGGACGCCGCGCAGAACGAGCTGTTCGGAGCGGCGGGCCCAGCGACATCTCGGCGGCCCTGA
- a CDS encoding SDR family oxidoreductase, with amino-acid sequence MATILVTGGTGTLGRPLVHRLLDDGHDVRSLSRHPHTGRERPRPHSYAVDLRDGTGLPEALAGVDAIVHCASSPTGGDMEAAGRLVQAAKAARVPHLVYISIVGVDRVPLRYYRTKLAVERLIEDSGLGWTVLRTTQFHDLVLQLIKAGARSPVLPVPSGVRVQPVEVREVAARLAELASGPPAGRVPDLGGPEVVSARNLVRATLEAGGRRRLLVPVWLPGKSAAALRRGGNLAPERAEGRRSYGEFLGERVGGGAVKG; translated from the coding sequence CGGCCATGACGTCCGGTCCCTGAGCCGGCACCCCCACACCGGCCGGGAGCGGCCCCGGCCGCACTCCTACGCCGTCGATCTGCGCGATGGCACGGGGCTGCCCGAGGCGCTGGCGGGCGTGGACGCGATCGTGCACTGCGCCAGCTCACCGACCGGCGGCGACATGGAGGCAGCCGGCCGACTCGTCCAGGCCGCGAAGGCCGCGCGCGTCCCGCACCTGGTCTACATCTCCATCGTCGGGGTGGACCGGGTCCCGCTCCGCTACTACCGCACCAAGCTCGCGGTGGAGCGCCTGATCGAGGACTCCGGCCTCGGCTGGACGGTGCTGCGCACGACGCAGTTCCACGATCTGGTGCTCCAGCTCATCAAGGCGGGCGCCCGCTCACCGGTACTGCCGGTGCCGTCCGGCGTACGGGTGCAGCCGGTCGAGGTACGCGAAGTGGCTGCTCGTCTGGCCGAGTTGGCGTCCGGGCCACCGGCCGGCCGGGTTCCGGACCTGGGCGGCCCCGAGGTCGTCAGCGCCCGGAATCTCGTACGGGCCACGTTGGAGGCGGGGGGACGGCGGCGGTTGCTGGTGCCTGTGTGGCTGCCGGGGAAGAGCGCCGCCGCGCTGCGCCGAGGCGGGAACTTGGCGCCGGAGCGTGCTGAGGGGCGGCGTAGCTATGGGGAGTTTCTGGGGGAGAGGGTGGGTGGGGGTGCGGTGAAGGGGTGA